A single window of Pseudomonas lijiangensis DNA harbors:
- a CDS encoding ABC transporter permease, with product MFPESFTFSIANWVNDGVDSLVTEYGDVFRHISDTLLWAIVNLESLLRMAPWWLVLMIVGGIAWHATRKVVTTALIVGLLFLVGAVGLWDKLMQTLALMLVATFIAVLIGIPLGILSARSNRLRSVLMPLLDIMQTMPSFVYLIPVLMLFGLGKVPAIFATVIYAAPPLIRLTDLGIRQVDGEVMEAINAFGANRWQQLFGVQLPLAMPSIMAGINQTTMMALSMVVIASMIGARGLGEDVLVGIQTLNVGRGLEAGLAIVILAVVIDRITQAYGRPRHEASK from the coding sequence ATGTTTCCCGAAAGTTTTACCTTCTCCATCGCCAACTGGGTCAACGACGGGGTTGATTCGCTGGTCACCGAGTACGGCGATGTGTTCCGGCACATCTCCGATACCTTGCTGTGGGCCATCGTCAATCTGGAAAGCCTGTTGCGCATGGCGCCCTGGTGGCTGGTACTGATGATCGTCGGCGGCATTGCCTGGCATGCGACGCGAAAAGTCGTCACCACCGCATTGATCGTCGGCCTGCTGTTCCTGGTCGGCGCTGTCGGGTTATGGGACAAGCTGATGCAGACCCTGGCGCTGATGCTGGTGGCCACCTTCATCGCTGTGCTGATCGGCATTCCTCTGGGCATTCTGTCGGCGCGCAGCAATCGCCTGCGCTCGGTGCTGATGCCGCTGCTGGATATCATGCAGACCATGCCCAGCTTCGTTTACCTGATCCCGGTGCTGATGCTGTTCGGCCTGGGCAAGGTCCCGGCCATCTTCGCCACCGTGATTTACGCCGCACCGCCGCTGATTCGCCTGACCGACCTGGGTATCCGTCAGGTCGATGGCGAAGTGATGGAAGCGATCAACGCCTTTGGTGCCAACCGCTGGCAGCAACTGTTCGGCGTGCAACTGCCGCTGGCGATGCCGAGCATCATGGCCGGTATCAACCAGACCACCATGATGGCGCTATCGATGGTCGTGATTGCGTCGATGATCGGTGCACGCGGCCTGGGCGAAGACGTTCTGGTGGGCATCCAGACCCTCAATGTCGGACGCGGCCTGGAAGCCGGTCTGGCCATTGTCATTCTGGCGGTTGTCATCGACCGCATCACCCAGGCCTATGGCCGCCCACGGCATGAGGCGAGCAAATAA
- the hutH gene encoding histidine ammonia-lyase: MQRAEQIVFGDAPTGWQDVVAVARDGAQLTLSESAWARIDNAQAIVQRIVASGERAYGVNTGLGALCNVSLADEQLSRLSRNTLLSHACGVGAPLPDEQTRAIICAAILNYSQGKSGIHRQVVQALLALLNHGITPQVPSQGSVGYLTHMAHVGIALLGVGQVSYGGHIVPAQQALSEAGLHPVELGAKDGLCLVNGTPCMTGLSCLAIADATRLTQWADVIGAMTFEALRGQLDAFDETIIALKPHPGMQQVGRNLRNLLAGSEVLASSQGIRTQDALSIRSIPQVHGATRDQLAHAIKQVETELNAVTDNPLLLGTPENYRVVSQANPHGQSVAMAADLLCVAVAELGSIAERRLDRLINPAVSGLPAFLVSQPGVNSGMMIVQYVAASLCAENRQLAQPAVVDNYVTSGLQEDHLSLGTSAALKLHKVVSNATQILAIEYLLAAQAFEFLKQQRFGAGTDMAWRALREQIPAYDEDRWLAPDIASSVTVLKNEEVLERIFRHCRNQTTTP; encoded by the coding sequence ATGCAACGAGCAGAACAGATCGTTTTCGGTGATGCCCCGACAGGCTGGCAGGACGTGGTGGCCGTCGCCCGTGATGGCGCGCAACTGACGCTGTCGGAAAGTGCCTGGGCTCGCATCGACAATGCCCAGGCCATCGTCCAGCGCATCGTCGCCAGCGGCGAACGGGCCTACGGCGTGAACACCGGCCTTGGTGCGTTGTGCAATGTCTCACTGGCAGACGAACAACTCAGTCGCCTGTCGCGCAACACCTTGCTCAGCCATGCCTGTGGCGTAGGCGCACCGCTGCCCGACGAGCAAACGCGGGCAATCATCTGTGCCGCGATTCTCAACTACAGCCAGGGCAAGTCCGGCATCCATCGGCAGGTTGTGCAGGCGCTGCTGGCCTTGCTCAACCACGGCATCACGCCGCAAGTGCCGTCGCAGGGCTCGGTGGGTTATCTGACCCACATGGCGCATGTCGGCATCGCGCTGCTGGGCGTGGGTCAGGTCAGCTATGGCGGACACATCGTTCCAGCGCAGCAGGCCTTGAGCGAAGCAGGTCTGCACCCCGTTGAACTGGGCGCCAAGGATGGATTGTGTCTGGTCAACGGCACACCCTGCATGACCGGCCTGAGCTGTCTGGCCATTGCCGACGCCACACGCCTGACGCAATGGGCCGATGTGATCGGGGCCATGACCTTTGAAGCGCTGCGCGGCCAGCTCGATGCCTTCGACGAAACCATCATCGCCCTCAAGCCCCATCCGGGTATGCAGCAGGTCGGCAGAAACCTGCGCAATCTGCTGGCGGGCAGTGAAGTGCTCGCCAGCAGCCAGGGTATCCGCACCCAGGACGCACTGAGCATACGCTCGATCCCGCAGGTGCACGGCGCCACGCGGGACCAGTTGGCCCATGCGATCAAGCAGGTCGAAACCGAGCTGAATGCGGTCACCGATAACCCGTTGCTGCTGGGCACACCCGAGAATTACCGCGTGGTGTCGCAAGCCAACCCTCACGGCCAGTCCGTCGCCATGGCGGCGGATCTGCTGTGCGTGGCGGTGGCGGAGCTGGGTTCGATTGCCGAGCGGCGTCTGGATCGACTGATCAACCCGGCCGTCAGCGGCTTGCCGGCGTTTCTGGTCAGCCAGCCGGGCGTCAACTCGGGAATGATGATCGTCCAGTACGTGGCCGCATCGTTGTGTGCAGAAAACCGCCAGTTGGCCCAACCGGCCGTGGTCGACAACTACGTCACCTCTGGCCTGCAGGAAGATCACTTGAGCCTGGGCACCAGCGCCGCCTTGAAGCTGCACAAGGTAGTGAGTAACGCGACACAGATCCTGGCCATCGAATACCTGCTGGCGGCCCAGGCGTTTGAATTTCTCAAGCAACAGCGCTTCGGGGCAGGCACCGACATGGCCTGGCGTGCATTGCGTGAACAGATTCCTGCTTACGACGAAGACCGCTGGCTGGCTCCGGATATTGCCAGCAGCGTCACCGTCCTCAAGAACGAAGAAGTGCTGGAGAGGATTTTCCGGCACTGTCGTAACCAGACGACAACCCCATAA
- a CDS encoding type II toxin-antitoxin system HipA family toxin — protein sequence MLRQVDVYYDGWGEHWRWGTLVSSSSITGRPLIAFEFSDEAKSRGLELSAYKLPLNGPALRKDFPVHQLGLPGPIYDSLPDGWGMLLMDRLFKRRGLNPARIGPLERLTYIGANAMGAMSFEPMAPEAYASQEDIPLARLAAEVLDVLNGEGGEFLQKLLQMGGSPQGARPKALLYRAPASEMFTTTAAPGLEAWLIKFPARQEHPEVCAIEAVYSECLHKCAIKTPQTQYFQLPNGQAAFATRRFDRQAGMRVPMQSLAAFTGADFQTPGTLDYANFLRATLMCTNDVREQAIAYERVVFNVVFNNRDDHPKNFAYIMSATGEWTLAPAYDVTFCDGPGGYHQMDVMGEALDISRKSLVLLGMQEAGLSARDTDAIIEKVCDVASGFTAMSKSMFPEQITPQTMRTIQNQINDNIRRLR from the coding sequence ATGCTTAGGCAAGTCGACGTTTACTACGATGGCTGGGGCGAACACTGGCGCTGGGGCACGCTTGTTTCATCAAGCTCCATTACCGGACGCCCTCTGATAGCGTTTGAGTTCAGTGATGAGGCAAAGAGCAGGGGGCTGGAGCTGTCGGCCTATAAGCTTCCCTTGAACGGGCCAGCGCTGCGCAAAGACTTTCCGGTTCATCAGTTGGGTCTGCCCGGACCGATCTATGACTCCCTGCCGGACGGCTGGGGCATGCTGTTGATGGATCGTCTGTTCAAGCGCCGAGGTCTCAATCCCGCACGTATTGGTCCTCTGGAGCGACTGACTTACATTGGCGCCAATGCAATGGGCGCGATGTCATTCGAGCCTATGGCGCCAGAGGCATATGCATCGCAAGAAGATATCCCCCTTGCCCGCCTGGCTGCCGAGGTCCTGGACGTGCTCAATGGCGAAGGTGGCGAGTTCTTGCAGAAGCTGTTGCAAATGGGCGGATCCCCGCAAGGTGCCAGGCCAAAAGCCTTGCTCTATCGTGCACCCGCAAGTGAGATGTTCACCACGACTGCGGCTCCCGGACTGGAGGCCTGGTTGATCAAGTTCCCTGCCAGGCAGGAGCATCCTGAAGTCTGTGCAATCGAAGCGGTTTACTCCGAATGTTTGCACAAGTGCGCCATCAAGACCCCGCAGACGCAGTACTTCCAGCTTCCCAATGGGCAGGCGGCCTTTGCTACCAGACGTTTTGATCGACAAGCCGGTATGCGGGTCCCCATGCAGAGTCTGGCTGCCTTTACGGGAGCAGACTTCCAGACGCCAGGCACGCTGGATTATGCCAATTTCCTGCGTGCTACCTTGATGTGTACCAACGATGTGCGAGAGCAGGCGATTGCTTACGAGCGAGTCGTTTTCAATGTTGTATTCAACAACCGGGACGATCATCCCAAGAACTTCGCTTACATCATGTCCGCAACCGGCGAATGGACGCTGGCTCCTGCCTATGACGTAACCTTCTGTGACGGACCGGGTGGTTACCACCAGATGGATGTGATGGGCGAAGCTCTGGATATAAGCCGCAAGAGCCTTGTCTTGCTTGGAATGCAAGAAGCCGGGCTTTCAGCTCGTGATACAGACGCCATCATTGAGAAGGTCTGCGACGTTGCCAGTGGGTTCACGGCCATGTCCAAAAGCATGTTCCCTGAGCAAATCACACCGCAAACAATGCGCACCATCCAGAATCAGATCAACGACAACATCCGCAGGCTTCGATAA
- a CDS encoding quaternary amine ABC transporter ATP-binding protein: MSLEADKIVVKNVFKIFGSRSKEALAMVKQSKSKDQVLDQTGCVVGVNDLSLSIGSGEIFVIMGLSGSGKSTLVRHFNRLIDPTSGEILVDGEDILQYDTEALRQFRRHKISMVFQSFGLLPHKSVLDNVAYGLKVRGESKALCQERAQHWITTVGLKGYEKKYPHQLSGGMRQRVGLARALAADTDIILMDEAFSALDPLIRAEMQDQLLELQSTLKKTIVFITHDLDEAVRIGNRIAILKDGRLIQVGTPREILHSPADDYVDRFVQRRAVTV, translated from the coding sequence ATGAGCCTGGAAGCAGACAAAATCGTCGTCAAGAACGTCTTCAAGATCTTCGGCAGCCGCTCGAAAGAAGCGCTGGCGATGGTAAAACAGAGCAAGAGCAAGGATCAGGTGCTGGACCAGACCGGCTGCGTAGTGGGCGTCAACGACCTCTCGCTGTCGATCGGCAGCGGCGAGATCTTCGTCATCATGGGCTTGTCGGGTTCGGGCAAATCGACGCTGGTGCGCCACTTCAATCGCCTGATCGACCCCACCAGCGGCGAGATTCTGGTGGATGGCGAAGATATCCTGCAGTACGACACGGAGGCCCTGCGCCAATTCCGTCGTCACAAGATCAGCATGGTGTTCCAGAGCTTCGGCCTGCTGCCTCACAAGAGTGTGCTGGACAACGTGGCGTATGGCCTGAAAGTACGCGGCGAGAGCAAAGCCCTCTGTCAGGAGCGCGCGCAGCACTGGATTACCACCGTGGGCCTCAAGGGCTACGAAAAGAAATACCCGCATCAGCTCTCTGGCGGCATGCGCCAGCGCGTTGGTCTGGCACGGGCATTGGCGGCCGACACCGACATCATCCTGATGGATGAAGCGTTCAGCGCGCTCGACCCGCTAATCCGCGCCGAGATGCAGGACCAGTTGCTGGAGCTGCAATCGACGCTGAAGAAAACCATCGTATTCATTACCCACGACCTGGACGAAGCCGTACGTATCGGCAACCGGATCGCGATTCTCAAGGATGGCCGCCTGATTCAGGTGGGAACCCCCAGGGAAATCCTTCACTCGCCCGCCGACGATTACGTTGATCGTTTCGTGCAGCGGCGCGCAGTTACTGTTTAA
- a CDS encoding helix-turn-helix domain-containing protein, giving the protein MDLGFRRPDELVKLLCERLRKERLAQQMTQADVAARAGIGVNTVSNLEAGRNVAFESLVRVAMVLGRISELEGLFQPKLDSLDDILRYENSASRQRAKRKPNNA; this is encoded by the coding sequence ATGGATTTAGGATTTAGAAGGCCTGATGAGCTGGTCAAACTGCTCTGCGAGCGGCTGCGCAAGGAGCGACTGGCGCAGCAGATGACCCAGGCTGATGTAGCTGCGCGTGCTGGCATCGGCGTCAATACTGTGTCCAATCTGGAGGCGGGTCGAAACGTGGCATTCGAGAGTCTTGTCCGTGTTGCGATGGTGCTTGGACGTATCAGCGAGCTGGAGGGCTTGTTTCAGCCCAAACTGGACAGCCTGGACGACATTCTTCGCTACGAAAACAGCGCCAGCCGCCAACGTGCCAAGAGGAAACCCAACAATGCTTAG
- the hutU gene encoding urocanate hydratase, whose product MTDTHQDRKQDWTRHRDVEVRAARGTQLTAKSWLTEAPLRMLMNNLDPEVAENPKELVVYGGIGRAARNWECYDKIVESLTQLNDDETLLVQSGKPVGVFKTHSNAPRVLIANSNLVPHWSSWEHFNELDAKGLAMYGQMTAGSWIYIGSQGIVQGTYETFVEAGRQHYDGSLKGRWVLTAGLGGMGGAQPLAATLAGACSLNIECQQSRIDFRLKTRYVDEQATDLDDALARIARYTAEGKAISIALCGNAAEILPEMVRRGVRPDMVTDQTSAHDPLNGYLPKGWSWEDYRARALSEPAAVVKAAKQSMAEHVEAMLAFQKAGIPTFDYGNNIRQMAKEEGVANAFDFPGFVPAYIRPLFCRGIGPFRWAALSGDPQDIYKTDAKVKELIPDDAHLHNWLDMARERISFQGLPARICWVGLGQRARLGLAFNEMVRSGELSAPVVIGRDHLDSGSVSSPNRETESMRDGSDAVSDWPLLNALLNTASGATWVSLHHGGGVGMGFSQHSGMVIVCDGTDEAAERIARVLHNDPATGVMRHADAGYDIAIDCAKEQGLNLPMIGR is encoded by the coding sequence GTGACCGACACTCATCAAGACCGCAAACAAGACTGGACCCGCCACCGCGATGTAGAAGTGCGGGCTGCCCGTGGCACTCAACTGACGGCAAAGAGCTGGCTGACCGAAGCGCCGCTGCGCATGCTGATGAACAACCTTGACCCGGAAGTGGCCGAAAACCCGAAAGAGCTGGTGGTCTACGGCGGGATCGGGCGTGCGGCACGCAACTGGGAGTGCTACGACAAGATCGTCGAGAGCCTGACCCAGCTCAACGATGATGAAACCCTGCTGGTGCAGTCCGGCAAGCCGGTCGGCGTGTTCAAGACGCACAGCAATGCGCCGCGTGTGCTGATCGCCAACTCGAACCTGGTGCCGCACTGGTCCAGCTGGGAGCATTTCAACGAGCTGGATGCCAAGGGTCTGGCAATGTATGGCCAGATGACGGCAGGCAGCTGGATCTACATCGGCAGCCAGGGCATCGTCCAAGGCACTTACGAAACCTTCGTCGAAGCCGGTCGTCAGCATTACGACGGCAGCCTCAAGGGCCGTTGGGTACTGACCGCAGGTCTGGGTGGCATGGGTGGCGCACAGCCGCTGGCCGCGACCCTGGCCGGAGCCTGCTCGCTGAACATCGAATGCCAGCAGAGCCGTATCGATTTCCGTCTCAAGACCCGCTACGTCGACGAACAGGCCACCGATCTGGACGACGCCCTGGCACGCATCGCCCGTTACACCGCCGAAGGCAAGGCCATCTCCATCGCCCTGTGCGGCAACGCGGCTGAAATCCTGCCGGAAATGGTCCGCCGCGGCGTGCGCCCGGACATGGTCACCGACCAGACCAGCGCCCACGACCCGCTCAATGGCTACCTGCCCAAAGGCTGGAGCTGGGAAGACTACCGCGCCCGTGCGCTGAGCGAGCCGGCCGCCGTCGTCAAGGCCGCCAAGCAGTCCATGGCCGAACACGTCGAAGCCATGCTGGCTTTCCAGAAAGCCGGGATTCCGACCTTCGACTACGGCAACAACATCCGTCAGATGGCCAAGGAAGAAGGCGTCGCCAATGCCTTCGACTTCCCGGGATTCGTGCCCGCCTACATTCGTCCGCTGTTCTGCCGTGGCATCGGTCCTTTCCGCTGGGCTGCCCTGTCGGGCGACCCGCAGGACATCTACAAGACCGACGCCAAGGTCAAGGAGCTGATCCCGGATGACGCGCACCTGCACAACTGGCTGGACATGGCCCGCGAGCGCATCAGCTTCCAGGGTTTGCCGGCACGCATCTGCTGGGTCGGCCTGGGCCAGCGCGCCAGACTGGGTCTGGCCTTCAACGAAATGGTCCGCAGTGGCGAGTTGTCTGCGCCCGTGGTGATCGGTCGTGATCATCTGGACTCCGGCTCGGTCTCCAGCCCCAACCGCGAAACCGAGTCCATGCGTGACGGTTCCGATGCCGTATCCGACTGGCCGCTGCTCAACGCCCTGCTCAATACCGCCAGCGGCGCGACCTGGGTTTCTCTGCACCATGGCGGCGGCGTCGGCATGGGTTTCTCGCAGCATTCCGGGATGGTGATTGTCTGCGACGGCACCGATGAAGCCGCCGAGCGTATTGCACGCGTGCTGCACAATGACCCGGCCACAGGCGTGATGCGTCACGCCGATGCCGGTTACGACATCGCTATCGATTGTGCCAAAGAGCAGGGCTTGAACCTGCCAATGATCGGGCGTTAA
- the hutH gene encoding histidine ammonia-lyase → MTKPSAKSLNLIPGQLTLAQLRAIYQQPVTLKLDSSADQQIDDSVACVERILAENRTAYGINTGFGLLASTRIASEDLENLQRSLVLSHAAGVGQPISDELVRLVMVLKVNSLSRGFSGIRRVVIDALIALINAEVYPHIPLKGSVGASGDLAPLAHMSLVLLGEGKARYKGEWLDAVDALEVAGLKPLTLAAKEGLALLNGTQVSTAFALRGLFEGEDLFAGAMACGALTVEAVLGSRSPFDARIHAARGQRGQIDAAACYRDLLGESSEVSESHRNCDKVQDPYSLRCQPQVMGACLTQLRQAAEVLEIEANAVSDNPLVFAAENDVISGGNFHAEPVAMAADNLALAIAEIGSLSERRISLMMDKHMSQLPPFLVANGGVNSGFMIAQVTAAALASENKALAHPHSVDSLPTSANQEDHVSMAPAAGKRLWEMAENVRGILAVEWLAACQGLDLRNGLKTSPKLEQARALLRSKVPPYEKDRFFAPDIEAASQLLSSTCLNPLVPARLLPSL, encoded by the coding sequence GTGACCAAACCCTCTGCCAAGTCATTGAATCTGATCCCCGGCCAACTGACGCTGGCGCAACTGCGAGCGATCTATCAGCAACCGGTAACGCTGAAGCTCGATAGCAGTGCCGATCAGCAGATCGACGACAGCGTGGCCTGCGTTGAACGCATCCTGGCCGAAAACCGCACGGCCTATGGCATCAACACCGGTTTCGGCCTGCTGGCCTCGACCCGCATCGCCAGCGAGGATCTGGAAAACCTGCAGCGTTCCCTGGTGCTGTCTCATGCCGCCGGTGTCGGGCAGCCGATCAGCGACGAACTGGTACGTCTGGTCATGGTGCTCAAGGTCAACAGCCTGAGCCGTGGTTTCTCCGGCATCCGGCGCGTGGTGATCGATGCCCTGATCGCCCTGATCAATGCCGAGGTCTATCCGCATATCCCGCTCAAGGGCTCGGTAGGCGCATCCGGCGATCTGGCACCGCTGGCTCATATGTCGCTGGTGCTGCTGGGTGAAGGCAAGGCTCGCTACAAGGGCGAATGGCTCGATGCCGTCGATGCGCTTGAAGTGGCTGGCCTGAAACCTCTGACCCTGGCTGCCAAGGAAGGTCTGGCCCTGCTCAACGGGACCCAGGTTTCCACGGCCTTCGCATTGCGTGGCCTGTTCGAGGGCGAGGACCTGTTCGCGGGCGCCATGGCCTGCGGCGCCCTGACCGTTGAAGCCGTGCTCGGCTCGCGCTCGCCTTTCGACGCCCGTATTCATGCCGCTCGCGGCCAGCGTGGCCAGATCGATGCCGCCGCCTGCTATCGCGACCTGCTGGGGGAAAGCAGCGAAGTGTCCGAATCCCATCGCAACTGCGACAAGGTCCAGGACCCCTACTCCCTGCGCTGCCAGCCACAAGTCATGGGTGCCTGCCTGACCCAGTTGCGTCAGGCCGCCGAGGTATTGGAGATCGAGGCTAACGCCGTTTCCGACAACCCGTTGGTGTTCGCAGCCGAAAACGATGTGATTTCCGGCGGCAACTTCCACGCCGAGCCCGTTGCCATGGCCGCTGACAACCTGGCGCTGGCCATCGCGGAGATCGGTTCCCTGAGCGAACGCCGCATCTCGCTGATGATGGACAAGCACATGTCGCAGTTGCCGCCGTTCCTGGTGGCCAACGGCGGGGTCAACTCCGGCTTCATGATCGCCCAGGTCACAGCGGCCGCCCTGGCCAGTGAAAACAAGGCTCTGGCCCATCCCCACAGCGTCGATAGCCTGCCGACTTCGGCCAACCAGGAGGACCATGTTTCCATGGCTCCGGCTGCCGGCAAGCGGTTGTGGGAAATGGCAGAAAACGTTCGCGGGATTCTTGCCGTAGAATGGCTGGCTGCATGCCAGGGTCTGGACTTGCGCAACGGCCTCAAAACCTCTCCGAAACTGGAGCAGGCCCGCGCCTTGCTGCGCAGCAAAGTACCGCCCTATGAGAAGGACCGTTTTTTTGCACCGGACATAGAAGCTGCCAGCCAGCTATTGTCCTCAACTTGCCTGAACCCGTTGGTTCCTGCACGTCTGCTACCCAGTCTGTGA
- a CDS encoding ABC transporter substrate-binding protein: MKMKKALLTTLVSAGLLVSAGASQAAGWCESGKPVKFAGLNWESAMLLTDILQVVLSKGYGCSVDALPGNSIAMENALSTNDIQVFAEEWVGRSEVWNKAAAAGKVVGIGAPVVGAVEGWYVPRYVIEGDAKRKLEAKAPNLKSIADLAQYSAVFKDQEEPGKGRFYNCPAGWTCELENSEMLKTYGLESKYTNFRPGTGPALDAAILSSYKRGEPILTYYWSPTPLMGQVDLVRLEEPGVNKTIDIKVGVSKTFHEQAPELVAVLEKVNLPIDLLNQNLGRMAKDRIESPKLAKIFLKEHPEVWHKWVSEDAAKKVEASL; this comes from the coding sequence ATGAAAATGAAAAAAGCGCTGTTAACCACTCTGGTATCCGCTGGCCTGCTGGTCAGCGCCGGTGCAAGTCAAGCAGCCGGGTGGTGCGAGTCAGGCAAGCCGGTCAAGTTTGCCGGTCTGAACTGGGAAAGCGCGATGTTGCTGACCGACATTCTTCAAGTCGTCCTGAGCAAGGGCTACGGTTGCAGCGTGGACGCGCTGCCGGGCAACTCCATTGCCATGGAAAACGCCCTGAGCACCAATGACATTCAGGTTTTCGCTGAAGAATGGGTAGGCCGCAGCGAAGTCTGGAACAAGGCCGCGGCGGCTGGAAAAGTCGTAGGCATCGGCGCTCCCGTGGTCGGTGCTGTCGAAGGCTGGTACGTGCCGCGCTATGTGATTGAAGGCGATGCCAAGCGCAAGCTGGAAGCCAAGGCCCCGAACCTGAAATCCATTGCCGATCTGGCCCAGTACTCCGCCGTATTCAAGGATCAGGAAGAGCCCGGTAAAGGCCGTTTCTACAACTGCCCGGCAGGCTGGACCTGCGAGCTTGAAAACAGCGAAATGCTCAAGACCTACGGCCTGGAAAGCAAGTACACCAACTTCCGCCCAGGCACCGGTCCGGCGCTGGACGCCGCTATTCTCTCCAGCTACAAGCGCGGTGAGCCGATCCTGACGTATTACTGGTCGCCTACTCCGCTGATGGGCCAGGTCGATCTGGTTCGTCTGGAAGAGCCCGGCGTCAACAAAACCATCGATATCAAGGTCGGCGTGTCCAAAACCTTCCACGAACAGGCACCAGAACTGGTCGCGGTCCTGGAGAAGGTCAACCTGCCTATCGACCTGCTGAACCAGAACCTGGGACGCATGGCCAAGGACCGGATCGAATCGCCGAAACTGGCGAAGATTTTCCTCAAGGAGCACCCGGAAGTCTGGCACAAGTGGGTCAGCGAAGACGCTGCGAAAAAGGTTGAGGCCTCTCTGTAA
- a CDS encoding amino acid permease codes for MTSTVGLKRGLSARHIRFMALGSAIGTGLFYGSAAAIQQAGPAVLLAYLIGGAAVFMVMRALGEMAVHNPTSGSFSHYASRYLGPLAGFVLGWTYAFEMIIVCLADVTAFGIYMGFWFPEVPRWIWVLGIVFLIGALNLCNVKVFGETEFWLSLLKVGAIVAMIVAGFGIMLFGIGSSTGDNAIGISNLWAHGGFMPNGIGGLIASLAVVMFAFGGIEIIGITAGEAKNPQRTLPQAINAVPLRILLFYVLTLFVLMSIYPWPQIGTQGSPFVQIFDNLGIASAATILNIVVISAAVSAINSDIFGAGRMMYGMALEGQAPAGFARLSRQGVPWMTVVVMGVTLLAGVLLNYLIPKNVFLLIASLATFATVWVWLMILLTQVAMRRSMSREEAAQLKFPVPFWPYGPAAAIVFMLFIFGVLGYFPDNRAALIVGAIWIVLLVIAYYLWIRPRNAQTTQ; via the coding sequence ATGACGTCAACAGTTGGTTTGAAACGCGGGTTATCCGCCCGCCACATTCGCTTCATGGCTCTGGGCTCTGCCATCGGCACAGGGTTGTTCTATGGCTCGGCCGCCGCAATCCAGCAAGCGGGGCCTGCGGTCCTGCTGGCTTATCTGATCGGTGGTGCAGCAGTCTTCATGGTGATGCGCGCCCTGGGTGAAATGGCCGTGCATAACCCGACCTCCGGCTCGTTCAGCCATTACGCCAGCCGTTACCTCGGCCCTCTGGCGGGCTTCGTGCTGGGCTGGACCTACGCGTTCGAGATGATCATCGTCTGTCTGGCCGATGTCACCGCGTTCGGGATCTACATGGGCTTCTGGTTCCCGGAAGTGCCGCGCTGGATCTGGGTGCTGGGCATCGTGTTCCTGATAGGCGCGCTCAATCTGTGCAACGTCAAGGTGTTTGGTGAAACCGAGTTCTGGCTGTCGCTGCTCAAGGTCGGCGCCATCGTGGCGATGATCGTGGCCGGTTTCGGCATCATGCTGTTCGGCATCGGCTCATCCACTGGCGACAATGCCATCGGAATCAGCAACCTCTGGGCCCACGGCGGTTTCATGCCCAATGGCATCGGTGGTCTGATCGCCTCGCTGGCCGTGGTGATGTTCGCGTTCGGCGGTATCGAAATCATCGGTATCACGGCGGGCGAAGCCAAGAACCCGCAACGCACGCTGCCACAGGCCATCAATGCCGTGCCGCTGCGCATTCTGCTGTTCTACGTCCTGACCCTGTTTGTGCTGATGTCCATTTACCCATGGCCACAGATCGGCACTCAAGGCAGCCCGTTCGTGCAGATTTTCGACAATCTGGGCATCGCGTCGGCGGCAACCATCCTCAATATCGTTGTGATCTCGGCTGCAGTCTCCGCCATCAACAGCGACATCTTCGGCGCGGGCCGCATGATGTATGGCATGGCCCTCGAAGGTCAGGCACCGGCCGGCTTTGCCAGACTGTCGCGCCAGGGCGTGCCATGGATGACAGTCGTGGTCATGGGCGTGACGCTGCTGGCTGGCGTGCTGCTCAACTACCTGATCCCGAAGAACGTCTTCCTGCTGATCGCCTCCCTGGCCACCTTCGCCACGGTCTGGGTGTGGCTGATGATTCTGCTGACCCAGGTCGCGATGCGCCGCTCCATGAGCCGCGAAGAAGCCGCACAACTGAAGTTCCCGGTACCGTTCTGGCCTTATGGCCCGGCTGCCGCCATCGTCTTCATGCTGTTCATCTTCGGCGTGCTGGGCTATTTCCCGGACAACCGGGCTGCGCTGATCGTCGGCGCGATCTGGATTGTGCTGCTGGTCATCGCCTACTACCTGTGGATAAGACCGCGAAACGCCCAAACTACCCAATGA